The following proteins come from a genomic window of Leptospira bandrabouensis:
- a CDS encoding nucleoside deaminase yields MEAFESFLGRYTEAISNHPEEIPSYSEIITRDGKLVSTAFNSVEQTLNPTKHSEILAIEEALSKTEGRYLTDHILITALEPCLLCAGAILRVKIPEVVYFVPAKPGEGISSYTTESIYLLNHFPKCILIPRSHIKFEFLSFFKEKR; encoded by the coding sequence GTGGAAGCATTCGAATCGTTTCTTGGCCGCTATACAGAAGCCATTTCTAACCACCCAGAAGAAATTCCCTCTTATTCAGAAATCATCACACGAGATGGAAAACTAGTTTCCACTGCCTTCAATTCCGTCGAACAAACATTAAATCCTACAAAACACAGCGAAATTTTAGCAATCGAAGAGGCTCTTTCGAAAACGGAAGGTCGATATCTTACCGATCATATTTTGATAACGGCTCTCGAACCTTGTTTACTTTGTGCTGGTGCCATTTTGAGAGTAAAAATACCAGAAGTGGTTTATTTTGTTCCGGCAAAGCCAGGGGAAGGAATTTCTTCTTACACAACCGAATCTATTTATTTATTGAATCATTTTCCCAAATGCATCCTTATCCCTAGATCCCACATAAAATTTGAATTTCTGAGTTTTTTCAAAGAGAAAAGGTAG
- a CDS encoding class I SAM-dependent RNA methyltransferase: protein MEKLRIKLEKWVNGGFCITHHEGHAVFVEGGIPGETVDINLYKTGTKEWFGTVSEVIEPAVSRIPSDCPVFLECGGCSYRHITYQDEIQIKKTLLEAMFSEWKGKLEVVTGLANEYRNNVQWQSNGKEIGYFSKKSHRIVNESQFVCKTIDKRLLWAEIPLGIKKSVTKQKSIQLRLSSKSVVNYERDQTEISIFNTKLKVPERGFFQINRFLLEPWLEKIKSLLPDSAQILELFCGCGTIGISIREKIASLYGMESHEKSIRYARENAKSNNALQFEYEVSDLYQKHLPKHTAKYPIWVVNPPRAGLSEGIITSASLFSPKQIVYSSCNPSTLRRDVTRLEKLGYRLEYLGLFDFFPRTQHYEVLVSLKK, encoded by the coding sequence ATGGAAAAGTTGCGTATAAAACTAGAAAAGTGGGTGAATGGTGGTTTCTGTATCACACACCATGAGGGTCATGCCGTCTTTGTTGAGGGTGGAATACCGGGCGAAACAGTAGACATAAATCTTTATAAAACAGGAACAAAAGAATGGTTTGGGACCGTTTCGGAAGTCATTGAGCCAGCCGTATCAAGAATTCCTTCAGATTGCCCTGTATTTTTAGAGTGTGGAGGTTGCAGTTACCGCCATATCACTTATCAAGACGAGATCCAAATCAAAAAAACACTTTTAGAAGCCATGTTTTCGGAATGGAAAGGGAAATTAGAGGTGGTTACAGGACTAGCAAACGAGTATCGAAACAATGTGCAGTGGCAATCGAATGGAAAAGAAATTGGTTATTTTTCAAAAAAAAGCCATCGGATCGTCAATGAATCTCAATTTGTCTGTAAAACCATCGATAAACGATTGTTATGGGCTGAAATACCCCTAGGGATCAAAAAATCGGTAACAAAACAAAAATCCATCCAACTTAGACTTTCGTCCAAATCCGTTGTCAATTACGAACGAGACCAGACAGAAATTAGTATTTTTAATACGAAACTCAAGGTTCCCGAACGTGGTTTTTTTCAAATTAACAGGTTTCTGTTAGAACCTTGGCTTGAGAAAATCAAATCTCTCTTACCAGATTCGGCTCAAATTTTGGAATTATTCTGTGGATGTGGAACGATTGGTATTTCCATTCGCGAAAAAATTGCCTCTCTTTATGGAATGGAATCTCACGAAAAAAGTATCCGTTATGCAAGAGAAAATGCTAAGTCAAACAATGCTTTGCAGTTCGAATATGAAGTGAGTGATTTGTATCAAAAACATTTACCGAAACATACTGCGAAGTATCCAATCTGGGTTGTGAATCCCCCGAGAGCCGGCCTTTCGGAAGGGATCATAACCTCGGCTTCCCTTTTTTCTCCGAAACAAATTGTTTATTCAAGTTGTAATCCAAGCACTTTAAGAAGGGACGTAACGAGATTGGAAAAGTTAGGTTATCGATTGGAATATTTAGGTTTATTTGATTTTTTTCCGAGAACTCAACACTATGAAGTTCTTGTAAGTTTAAAAAAATAA
- a CDS encoding YgaP family membrane protein, whose product MFQNMGLYDRIIRVVVGLVLGGLYLTGVVEGTTALVLLIIGLVMIATSAIGFCPAYLPFKITTKEK is encoded by the coding sequence ATGTTTCAAAATATGGGTCTTTATGACAGAATCATTCGAGTGGTCGTGGGTTTGGTATTAGGTGGTCTCTATCTAACAGGAGTTGTAGAAGGTACGACTGCTTTAGTTCTTCTCATTATTGGACTTGTGATGATTGCTACTTCTGCAATAGGATTTTGTCCCGCTTACCTTCCTTTCAAAATCACAACTAAAGAAAAATAA
- a CDS encoding alpha/beta fold hydrolase, producing the protein MHHSEIRNSSTVFTTLESGTGDPVLFLHGFPDNHKTFAPIMESIGKKGFQCIAPVMRGYEPSTISHSQKLHVVDLVQDILGWMDDRRWEQIHLVGHNWGAVIAYAAGMYYPNRIKSITSLGVPLLRTYQDSFFWAPQQTIHSWYVLLFQIPFLAELTIRSNNFALVDFLWRDWSPGYTPNQDHLAEIKSNFQNPGILSSALAYYRNLNDLFTESGRESLLGILDSQINVPTQILYGLNDGCFHKNLFEHLLDETDFPCGFRKIGFDHAGHFLHWEKREEVTKLILEWLQKNK; encoded by the coding sequence ATGCACCATTCGGAAATTAGAAATTCATCCACTGTATTTACCACTTTAGAATCAGGAACCGGTGACCCTGTTCTTTTCCTACATGGATTTCCCGATAACCATAAAACCTTTGCCCCAATAATGGAATCTATTGGAAAAAAAGGGTTTCAATGCATTGCCCCTGTTATGCGAGGATATGAACCGTCTACAATTTCGCATTCTCAAAAATTACATGTTGTTGACCTGGTTCAAGACATCTTAGGTTGGATGGATGACCGACGTTGGGAACAAATACATTTAGTTGGTCACAATTGGGGAGCAGTCATCGCCTATGCTGCAGGAATGTATTATCCGAACCGTATCAAATCGATTACAAGTCTTGGAGTTCCTTTGCTACGAACCTACCAAGATTCCTTTTTTTGGGCTCCCCAACAAACCATTCATTCTTGGTATGTTTTATTATTCCAAATTCCCTTTCTGGCAGAACTGACAATCCGATCTAACAACTTTGCTTTAGTGGATTTTTTATGGAGAGATTGGTCACCTGGATATACCCCAAACCAAGACCACTTAGCAGAGATTAAATCTAATTTCCAAAATCCAGGTATTTTATCTTCAGCACTTGCGTATTACCGAAATTTAAATGACCTTTTTACGGAATCTGGTAGAGAAAGTTTATTAGGAATCTTAGATTCTCAAATTAATGTCCCAACCCAAATTCTTTATGGTCTGAACGATGGTTGTTTTCATAAAAATTTATTTGAACACTTACTGGATGAAACAGACTTTCCTTGCGGGTTTCGCAAAATTGGTTTCGATCATGCTGGACATTTCTTACATTGGGAAAAAAGAGAAGAAGTGACGAAATTGATTTTAGAATGGTTACAAAAAAATAAATAA
- a CDS encoding alpha/beta hydrolase family esterase, whose amino-acid sequence MNWISVKVQLYLLLIMVSFSFFCKSLPSIVPVKEHKLQSISTDGLLRSFRYYIPKQSKEDKLPVVFILHGGGGTGEGMIYLSRMSEKAEEYGFIAVYPDGYANRWNDGRKIPHSITDKRNTKDVDFFREMVRHLDSEYPIDYNRIHAVGISNGGFMTQRLLCEAPDLFSSGYSVAAVTSRGLKEICNPPLQKSIGFIMGMSDDVVPYQGGTVSIPADPNNQSQRIAAGDVLSYIESLEYWTSSFSCKEETKSQKRHLNKFWKRDIQYTKFTDCSSDQIVEGYLIPGGGHIWPNGFYYQNEKQYGYLSKDLDTREIVLQFFRTTYKKEKLVNNNAPFGN is encoded by the coding sequence ATGAATTGGATTTCTGTTAAGGTTCAGTTATACCTACTTTTGATTATGGTTTCCTTTTCTTTTTTCTGTAAATCGCTGCCTTCGATTGTTCCGGTCAAAGAACACAAACTACAATCAATCTCAACGGATGGTTTATTACGTTCCTTTCGCTATTACATCCCTAAGCAATCTAAAGAGGATAAATTACCTGTCGTGTTTATTCTACACGGAGGTGGTGGAACAGGCGAGGGAATGATTTACCTTTCCCGAATGTCAGAAAAGGCTGAGGAATATGGATTTATTGCAGTGTATCCAGATGGTTATGCAAACCGGTGGAATGACGGAAGAAAAATTCCACACTCTATCACAGATAAAAGGAACACAAAAGATGTAGATTTTTTCCGTGAGATGGTTCGTCACTTGGACTCTGAATATCCTATTGATTACAATCGTATCCATGCTGTTGGAATTTCTAATGGTGGATTTATGACACAACGTTTGTTATGTGAAGCTCCCGATTTATTTAGTTCAGGTTATTCTGTTGCTGCCGTAACTTCCCGAGGGTTAAAAGAGATTTGTAATCCTCCATTGCAAAAATCGATAGGATTCATTATGGGAATGTCTGATGATGTAGTTCCCTACCAAGGGGGAACCGTTTCCATCCCTGCTGATCCAAACAATCAATCACAGAGAATTGCTGCAGGAGATGTTCTTTCCTATATTGAATCATTAGAATACTGGACTTCAAGTTTTTCGTGCAAAGAAGAAACCAAATCCCAAAAAAGACACTTAAATAAATTTTGGAAGAGGGACATTCAATACACTAAATTCACTGATTGTTCCAGTGACCAAATTGTAGAAGGATATTTGATCCCCGGTGGCGGACATATTTGGCCTAATGGTTTTTATTACCAAAATGAAAAACAATACGGATATTTAAGTAAGGACTTGGATACTAGAGAGATTGTGTTACAATTCTTTCGAACGACATATAAAAAAGAAAAGTTGGTAAATAACAATGCACCATTCGGAAATTAG
- a CDS encoding WbuC family cupin fold metalloprotein, whose amino-acid sequence MQEIQVIDSELIGTLVKKAQNAERKRTNHNFHEQKEVYQRFLNVLSKNTYIPPHRHLSDPKPETFIILEGEIGFLIFDENGEVKEAHKLSANGPKRGIDLQPGVWHSLVCLSDTAVCFEGKSGPYDPTVDKEFHPKYPLESDPKFTETIKSFESLFV is encoded by the coding sequence TTGCAGGAAATACAAGTCATTGATTCCGAATTAATCGGAACTCTCGTTAAAAAAGCTCAAAACGCAGAAAGAAAACGTACCAATCACAACTTCCATGAACAAAAGGAAGTGTACCAAAGATTCTTAAACGTTCTTTCAAAAAATACCTACATTCCACCTCACAGACATTTGTCGGATCCAAAACCCGAAACCTTCATCATCCTCGAAGGGGAGATTGGTTTTTTGATTTTTGATGAAAACGGCGAAGTAAAAGAGGCACATAAACTTTCAGCCAATGGTCCTAAACGTGGGATCGATTTACAACCAGGTGTTTGGCATAGTTTAGTGTGTTTGTCAGATACGGCAGTTTGTTTTGAAGGAAAGTCTGGTCCTTATGATCCCACAGTTGATAAAGAATTTCATCCAAAGTATCCGCTAGAAAGTGATCCAAAGTTTACAGAAACCATCAAATCCTTTGAATCTTTATTTGTATGA
- a CDS encoding (2Fe-2S)-binding protein yields the protein MIKCHCAEVFFESILNVVKDTNRPILEVAREMGAADTCTACVPDMLAFIEQELEGQLAGNTSH from the coding sequence ATGATCAAGTGTCACTGCGCAGAAGTTTTCTTTGAATCTATCTTAAATGTTGTCAAAGATACAAACCGCCCTATACTAGAAGTTGCCCGCGAGATGGGAGCGGCTGATACTTGTACGGCTTGTGTTCCGGATATGTTAGCCTTCATCGAGCAGGAATTGGAAGGTCAACTTGCAGGAAATACAAGTCATTGA
- a CDS encoding glycosyltransferase family 4 protein, protein MRIKIGYDARMVENSGIGIRIQHILKFWPISAKIADLFIFGDPSVLEKYELPKHASIIEYKTNIYSPKEFLGHPRMAEMDFLDIPHFNIPFPYIRKCIVTIHDLIPYHFKAAHSSLVKRVYMQIVFRWIKWFAHKIITVSEYTKEDLVKSFGYSKEKISVVYNGIDLHNFSKQPQAKVSQFIKKHKLPKSYLFTVGIGKPHKNFPFLLSNLETLWEKKKLSLPLVVGGLKEEIPEEFLEIQKRYPDQIYFLSHLPYAELPLAYQGAKVFLYPSLFEGFGFPVLEAQSVGTPVFSSNASVLPEVLGNGYESFDPKNSDSFQNQLLTLLKDTKRLSQLKVLGEKNAKRFQWKSAIQSLSQVYNPILEPKTR, encoded by the coding sequence ATGCGGATTAAAATTGGATACGATGCAAGGATGGTCGAAAATTCAGGGATCGGGATTCGGATTCAACATATTTTGAAGTTTTGGCCCATTTCTGCAAAGATAGCCGATTTATTTATTTTTGGTGATCCCTCTGTATTAGAAAAATACGAACTTCCAAAGCACGCAAGTATCATTGAATATAAAACAAATATCTATTCGCCTAAAGAATTTTTAGGTCATCCCAGAATGGCCGAAATGGATTTTTTAGACATCCCTCATTTTAATATTCCCTTTCCGTACATTCGTAAATGCATTGTCACCATTCACGATCTGATTCCTTATCATTTTAAAGCGGCACATAGTTCTCTCGTCAAACGAGTGTATATGCAAATTGTATTTCGTTGGATCAAATGGTTTGCACACAAAATCATCACTGTTTCGGAATACACGAAAGAGGATTTGGTAAAAAGTTTTGGATATTCGAAAGAAAAAATTTCTGTTGTTTATAATGGAATCGATTTACATAATTTTTCAAAACAGCCACAGGCAAAAGTTTCTCAATTCATAAAAAAACACAAACTTCCCAAATCCTATCTATTCACCGTAGGAATAGGAAAACCTCATAAAAATTTTCCATTTTTATTATCCAATTTAGAAACGCTTTGGGAAAAAAAGAAACTTTCCTTACCTTTAGTTGTGGGTGGCCTCAAGGAAGAAATCCCAGAAGAATTTTTGGAAATCCAAAAGAGATATCCCGATCAGATTTATTTTTTATCTCATCTGCCTTATGCAGAACTTCCTCTGGCGTACCAAGGTGCAAAAGTATTTCTCTATCCTTCTTTGTTTGAAGGGTTTGGATTCCCCGTTTTGGAAGCACAAAGTGTTGGCACTCCCGTCTTTTCTTCCAATGCCAGCGTTTTACCGGAAGTTTTGGGAAATGGTTATGAATCCTTTGATCCCAAAAATTCCGATTCCTTTCAGAATCAACTACTCACCTTACTAAAAGATACAAAGCGACTCAGCCAGTTGAAAGTTTTAGGGGAAAAAAACGCCAAACGATTCCAATGGAAATCGGCCATTCAATCCCTAAGCCAAGTTTACAACCCCATTCTCGAACCAAAAACCCGATAA
- the folE gene encoding GTP cyclohydrolase I FolE, which translates to MSVKRNRMENLIEEILKQIGEDPSREGLVKTPNRVKKAYDFLTSGYKADLNQIVNGAIFEESTTGMVLVRDIEMYSLCEHHLLPFYGRAHVAYIPNKKIIGISKIPRIVDVFARRLQVQERLTDQIAQAIQETLDPLGVGVVIKAKHLCMMMRGVEKQNSELFTSSLLGLFKTDPTTRSEFLDLIRTGSH; encoded by the coding sequence ATATCTGTCAAAAGGAATCGAATGGAAAACTTAATCGAAGAAATCCTAAAACAAATTGGTGAAGATCCCTCGCGCGAAGGTCTTGTGAAAACGCCTAATCGTGTGAAGAAGGCCTATGATTTTTTGACCAGTGGGTATAAGGCTGATTTGAACCAAATTGTGAATGGTGCGATTTTTGAAGAAAGCACTACTGGTATGGTTTTGGTGCGCGATATTGAAATGTATTCTTTATGTGAACACCACTTACTTCCTTTTTATGGAAGGGCACATGTGGCTTACATTCCCAATAAAAAAATCATAGGAATTAGTAAAATTCCACGAATCGTAGATGTATTTGCCCGACGTTTGCAGGTACAAGAACGACTCACCGACCAAATTGCGCAAGCCATCCAAGAAACCTTAGATCCACTTGGTGTCGGTGTTGTCATCAAAGCCAAACACCTATGTATGATGATGCGTGGGGTAGAAAAACAAAACTCAGAACTCTTTACTTCTAGCCTACTTGGTTTATTCAAAACAGATCCCACCACTCGCAGCGAATTTTTGGATTTGATCCGAACCGGCTCGCATTAA
- the acs gene encoding acetate--CoA ligase yields the protein MPKERIVAPSKDFAKIANVSLKEYKTKYKESIEKPEKFWAEQAKRLTWFKKWTKVLKHDFAKAKVEWFVGGKLNVSYNCLDRHLDSPHRNKAALIWEGDNPDESKVLTYHDLHREVNHFANVLKKFHVKKGDRVLIYLPMIPELAIATLACTRIGAVHSVVFGGFSPEALLGRIEDCKPTLVITADGGYRGGKPVELKKNVDVALEESKYKVKDVIVVKRTGDEGNLNWKEGRDHWYHYLMKEPDIKKECPPVVMDSEDPLFLLYTSGSTGKPKGVLHTTAGYLLGANLTFATIFDYKETDTYWCTADIGWITGHSYILYGPLSNGATSLMFEGVPSYPDAGRFWDVIDKYKVTVFYTAPTAIRALMREGIEPIKKRSLASLRLLGSVGEPINPEAWEWYHTNIGKSKCPIVDTWWQTETGSIMISGVPGAIPQKPGSASWPFYGILPVLVDNEGVEIKDKGEISGNLCIAKPWPSMMRGVYGDPKRFFDTYFSQFKGYYFTGDGANKDKDGYFRITGRVDDVLNVSGHRIGSAEVESALVEHKSVAEAAVVGFPHDIKGQGIYAYVTVKHGVTTNDALKKELIAMVEKVIGKIARPEVIHWAPGLPKTRSGKIMRRILRKIANNEFDTLGDISTLADPSVVQSLIDDKKKFHS from the coding sequence ATGCCGAAAGAAAGAATCGTGGCACCGTCCAAAGACTTCGCTAAGATTGCGAATGTTAGTTTAAAAGAATACAAAACCAAATACAAAGAATCTATAGAAAAACCGGAAAAGTTTTGGGCCGAACAAGCCAAACGCCTAACTTGGTTTAAAAAATGGACCAAGGTTCTCAAACACGATTTTGCCAAAGCAAAAGTAGAATGGTTTGTTGGAGGGAAACTCAATGTTTCCTATAACTGTTTAGACAGACATTTAGATTCTCCACACAGAAACAAAGCGGCTCTTATTTGGGAAGGGGACAACCCTGATGAATCCAAAGTCCTTACTTATCATGACCTGCACCGCGAGGTAAATCACTTTGCCAATGTTCTGAAAAAATTCCATGTAAAAAAAGGAGACCGGGTTCTCATTTACCTTCCTATGATTCCAGAGCTTGCCATTGCGACACTAGCTTGTACTCGCATTGGAGCCGTGCATTCCGTTGTGTTTGGTGGATTTTCGCCAGAAGCCCTTCTTGGTAGGATTGAAGACTGCAAACCCACACTTGTCATTACTGCTGATGGTGGTTATCGTGGAGGCAAACCAGTTGAACTCAAAAAAAATGTGGATGTTGCTTTAGAAGAAAGTAAATACAAAGTCAAAGACGTAATCGTTGTTAAGCGAACTGGAGACGAAGGAAACTTAAATTGGAAAGAAGGTAGAGACCACTGGTACCACTACCTCATGAAAGAACCCGATATCAAAAAAGAATGCCCACCAGTAGTAATGGATTCAGAAGATCCACTTTTCCTTCTTTATACTTCAGGTTCGACAGGAAAACCAAAAGGTGTCCTACATACCACAGCAGGATATTTACTCGGTGCCAATCTTACTTTTGCCACCATCTTTGATTATAAAGAGACGGACACGTATTGGTGTACGGCAGACATTGGTTGGATCACAGGACACAGTTATATTCTTTATGGACCATTGTCCAATGGGGCCACATCGCTGATGTTTGAAGGGGTTCCTAGTTATCCAGATGCCGGCCGGTTTTGGGATGTGATTGATAAATATAAAGTCACCGTATTTTACACAGCGCCAACAGCCATTCGAGCACTCATGCGAGAAGGCATTGAACCTATCAAAAAAAGATCTTTGGCATCTTTACGACTTCTTGGTTCTGTGGGTGAGCCCATCAATCCAGAGGCTTGGGAATGGTACCATACCAATATTGGAAAATCAAAATGCCCGATTGTGGATACTTGGTGGCAAACAGAAACCGGATCCATAATGATCTCTGGTGTTCCTGGTGCGATCCCGCAAAAGCCAGGTTCGGCGAGTTGGCCATTTTATGGAATCCTACCAGTCCTTGTGGACAATGAAGGTGTGGAGATCAAAGACAAAGGAGAAATCTCTGGAAACCTATGTATTGCCAAACCTTGGCCTTCGATGATGCGTGGGGTGTACGGTGATCCAAAACGATTCTTTGATACCTACTTTTCACAATTCAAAGGGTATTACTTCACAGGTGATGGTGCCAACAAAGACAAAGATGGATACTTTCGGATCACGGGACGAGTCGATGATGTACTCAATGTTTCGGGACATCGCATTGGATCAGCCGAGGTAGAGAGTGCACTCGTTGAACATAAATCAGTTGCCGAAGCTGCGGTGGTTGGATTTCCACATGATATCAAAGGTCAGGGAATTTATGCCTATGTAACTGTGAAACATGGTGTGACCACCAACGATGCTTTAAAGAAAGAACTGATTGCGATGGTGGAAAAAGTCATCGGTAAAATTGCAAGGCCAGAAGTGATCCACTGGGCTCCGGGACTTCCTAAAACGAGATCAGGGAAAATTATGCGACGAATTTTAAGAAAAATTGCCAATAACGAATTTGATACTTTGGGAGATATCAGCACTCTCGCAGATCCATCCGTAGTACAATCGTTAATTGATGATAAAAAGAAATTCCACAGTTAA
- a CDS encoding sodium-translocating pyrophosphatase: protein MNVELIIIVMALVSIVTAIFYAARVVRIQVGAGGGSEKETAKLKEISAAIAEGAMAFLLREYRVILLFISFMTVLIYLLLDNPKTEFNEGIYTAVAFVSGALISCLSGFIGMKIATAGNVRTAEAAKTSLSRAFRVAYDSGAVMGFGLIGLAVLGMIGLFLLFTGTNVGVAKHILMESLAGFGLGGSSVALFGRVGGGIYTKAADVGADLVGKVEKGIPEDDPRNPATIADNVGDNVGDIAGMGADLFGSAAEATCAALVIGATASALADNNSALLYPLLISAIGIPASLITTFFARVKEGGNVEKALKLQLWISTFIVAGALYFATDIFMIDSFQIGDKTITKWNVFTSVALGLFAGMFIGWITEIYTSHSYKPVREVADACDTGAATNIIYGLALGYKSTVIPVILLVIVIVVSNILAGMYGIAIAAIGMISTIAIGLTIDAYGPVSDNAGGIAEMAELGKEVRDRTDNLDAAGNTTAAVGKGFAIGSAALTSLALFAAFITRTQNASKEMGEGAIDLTSIELLDPLVFGGLLFGAMLPFIFSAMTMKSVGKAALDMVKEVRRQFKEIPGLMEGKAKPEYAKCVDISTSAALREMIPPGLLVLLSPIVVGYLFGVKSLAGLLAGALVSGVVLAISSANSGGAWDNAKKYIEKTAGGKGSEKHKAAVVGDTVGDPFKDTSGPAINILIKLMAITSLVFAEFFVTKGGIILNFFK, encoded by the coding sequence ATGAATGTAGAGTTAATCATCATCGTCATGGCACTAGTTTCCATAGTCACGGCGATATTCTACGCGGCTCGGGTGGTTCGCATCCAAGTGGGCGCAGGCGGCGGTAGCGAAAAAGAAACTGCTAAATTGAAAGAAATCTCCGCAGCAATCGCAGAAGGGGCAATGGCCTTCCTTCTCAGAGAATACCGAGTCATTTTGCTATTTATCAGTTTCATGACGGTTCTCATTTATCTACTTTTGGATAACCCAAAAACTGAGTTCAACGAAGGAATTTATACTGCCGTTGCTTTTGTTTCTGGTGCCCTCATTTCTTGCCTTTCTGGTTTTATTGGAATGAAGATTGCGACAGCTGGTAATGTTCGCACGGCAGAAGCCGCAAAAACTTCTCTTTCTCGCGCCTTCCGAGTGGCTTATGACTCTGGAGCCGTTATGGGTTTTGGTCTCATTGGTCTTGCAGTTCTTGGAATGATTGGACTTTTCCTTCTCTTCACAGGAACAAACGTTGGTGTTGCTAAACACATCCTTATGGAATCACTAGCAGGTTTTGGTCTCGGTGGATCTTCTGTGGCACTCTTTGGTCGTGTGGGTGGTGGTATTTATACCAAAGCCGCAGACGTTGGTGCTGACCTTGTTGGTAAGGTAGAAAAAGGAATTCCAGAAGATGATCCCCGTAACCCAGCAACCATTGCTGATAACGTTGGAGACAACGTAGGTGATATTGCTGGTATGGGTGCTGACCTTTTTGGTTCTGCTGCTGAAGCAACTTGTGCGGCTCTTGTGATTGGTGCCACAGCATCAGCACTTGCTGACAATAATTCAGCTCTACTCTATCCACTTTTAATTTCTGCGATTGGAATCCCAGCTTCCCTGATCACAACTTTTTTTGCTCGCGTGAAAGAAGGTGGAAACGTAGAAAAAGCTCTCAAACTCCAACTTTGGATTTCTACATTCATCGTAGCGGGTGCGTTGTATTTTGCAACGGACATTTTTATGATCGATAGTTTCCAAATCGGAGACAAAACCATCACTAAGTGGAATGTGTTTACATCAGTCGCATTAGGTTTGTTTGCTGGTATGTTTATTGGTTGGATTACTGAGATTTACACTTCCCACTCTTACAAACCAGTGCGTGAAGTGGCAGATGCTTGTGATACTGGTGCTGCTACAAACATCATTTACGGTTTGGCACTTGGTTACAAATCCACAGTCATTCCTGTAATTTTACTTGTGATCGTAATCGTTGTTTCCAATATCCTTGCCGGTATGTATGGAATTGCCATCGCTGCTATTGGTATGATTTCTACCATTGCGATTGGTCTGACGATTGATGCTTACGGCCCTGTTTCTGATAACGCGGGTGGAATTGCTGAGATGGCGGAACTCGGAAAAGAAGTTCGCGATCGAACTGACAACCTAGATGCAGCGGGAAACACCACTGCGGCTGTAGGAAAAGGATTTGCGATTGGATCGGCTGCTCTTACTTCCCTTGCCTTATTTGCAGCGTTTATCACTAGAACTCAAAATGCTTCTAAAGAAATGGGTGAAGGTGCGATCGATTTAACTTCCATTGAACTTCTTGATCCTTTGGTGTTTGGTGGTCTTCTTTTCGGTGCCATGCTTCCTTTTATCTTTTCGGCAATGACTATGAAGTCAGTTGGAAAGGCAGCTCTTGATATGGTAAAAGAAGTTCGTCGCCAATTCAAAGAGATCCCTGGTCTTATGGAAGGTAAAGCAAAACCAGAATATGCTAAGTGTGTAGATATTTCTACTTCTGCTGCTCTTCGTGAAATGATCCCTCCAGGTCTTCTTGTTCTCTTAAGCCCGATTGTTGTTGGGTATTTATTTGGAGTGAAGTCACTTGCTGGTCTTCTAGCAGGAGCACTTGTTTCTGGTGTGGTTCTTGCGATTTCTTCTGCAAACTCCGGTGGAGCCTGGGACAACGCGAAAAAATACATCGAAAAAACAGCTGGTGGAAAAGGTTCTGAAAAACACAAAGCTGCGGTTGTGGGTGATACAGTAGGAGATCCGTTTAAAGATACTTCTGGCCCTGCGATCAACATTTTGATTAAACTCATGGCGATCACCTCACTTGTGTTTGCTGAGTTTTTTGTAACAAAAGGTGGGATCATTTTAAATTTCTTTAAATAA
- a CDS encoding Ig-like domain-containing protein, giving the protein MPKPKPSLLGVLVLPLVTQTSSTFTIESTVPTDGATGVSLNPTITIVMTQAVESTSLNTNISCSPSCPSLNGGASNRTITLTPASALTTGTTYTITLNKNIQSIFGLTLGTNTSFSFTTL; this is encoded by the coding sequence TTGCCGAAGCCAAAACCATCTCTTTTGGGTGTGTTGGTATTACCTTTGGTCACGCAAACCTCTTCCACTTTTACCATTGAATCCACAGTCCCGACCGATGGAGCCACAGGTGTTTCCTTAAATCCAACAATTACAATCGTAATGACCCAAGCGGTAGAAAGTACTTCGCTCAATACAAATATTAGCTGTTCCCCTTCTTGTCCCAGTCTCAACGGTGGTGCTTCCAACAGAACCATCACTCTTACTCCAGCAAGTGCTTTGACTACTGGCACCACTTACACCATCACTTTAAACAAAAACATCCAATCCATATTTGGATTAACGCTCGGCACAAACACCAGTTTCAGTTTTACCACCTTATAA